One window of Bernardetia sp. genomic DNA carries:
- a CDS encoding tetratricopeptide repeat protein produces MKLSFSDTILLVLLVFCSSCSTEETKSTEEIVLTNSSEPISATTPKENRVEEDSVSFVAYKDSVENILKDLKVSEAQAEELSETMSEMIQEVKNLQKSNQNVDAAQSSDYTDDELPKNLSTYLYMKIDSFPQNLLPKNTKQLYVGGASDSEDQYLFGLSNEGNLKKLAKLPTDFRFNSTKKTKSYYKEGKIFICSEESYKATVICGIFSFDLAKNMLTLEDETATDFSVEAIAKAQAALEKGKIVEAVGFYEQVMYPHNYMQVETETIQLLKKTYSVLQQLEKEKNYDSATLVLESVFDFWGTEFLLNIETPEQLQELFKSNNFELSKKEYISILEKYGTLLLQSSNYIDAVKINKKLTQITPTSALAYLQLGNAYYKLERLEDSQSAYRKYKEIMSKTGKKVDKETLAKIEKRLLEK; encoded by the coding sequence ATGAAATTATCCTTTTCTGATACAATACTTCTCGTCTTACTCGTCTTTTGTTCTTCGTGTAGCACAGAAGAAACTAAAAGCACAGAAGAAATCGTCTTGACAAATTCCTCTGAACCTATTTCTGCCACTACCCCAAAAGAAAATAGAGTTGAAGAAGACAGCGTTTCTTTCGTAGCTTATAAAGATTCTGTTGAAAATATCCTTAAGGATTTGAAAGTAAGTGAGGCACAGGCAGAAGAACTTTCTGAAACAATGAGTGAAATGATACAGGAAGTCAAAAATCTTCAAAAAAGCAATCAGAATGTAGATGCAGCACAAAGTTCTGATTATACAGATGACGAACTGCCAAAAAATTTGAGTACGTATTTGTATATGAAAATAGATTCTTTCCCTCAAAACTTATTGCCAAAAAATACAAAGCAGCTTTATGTAGGAGGAGCTTCTGACAGCGAAGACCAATATTTATTTGGACTTAGCAACGAGGGAAATTTGAAAAAACTAGCCAAGTTGCCTACCGATTTTCGCTTTAACTCTACTAAAAAAACAAAATCGTATTATAAAGAAGGGAAAATTTTTATTTGTTCGGAAGAGAGTTATAAGGCAACTGTCATTTGTGGTATTTTTTCCTTCGACTTAGCTAAAAATATGCTCACTTTAGAAGACGAAACAGCCACTGATTTTTCAGTAGAAGCTATTGCAAAAGCACAAGCAGCCTTAGAAAAAGGAAAAATAGTAGAAGCCGTTGGATTTTATGAACAAGTAATGTATCCTCACAACTATATGCAGGTAGAAACTGAAACTATTCAGCTTCTCAAAAAAACATATTCTGTCTTACAACAACTAGAAAAAGAAAAAAATTATGACTCTGCCACACTCGTTTTAGAAAGTGTTTTTGACTTTTGGGGAACAGAGTTTTTACTAAATATTGAAACACCTGAACAACTACAAGAGCTTTTTAAAAGCAATAATTTTGAACTCTCCAAGAAAGAGTATATTTCTATATTGGAAAAATATGGAACACTTTTGTTACAATCTAGCAACTACATAGATGCTGTAAAAATCAATAAAAAACTAACTCAAATTACACCTACTTCAGCCCTTGCTTACCTCCAACTTGGGAATGCGTATTACAAATTAGAACGCTTAGAAGATAGCCAAAGCGCATACAGAAAATATAAGGAAATTATGAGTAAGACAGGAAAAAAAGTGGATAAAGAAACACTAGCAAAAATTGAAAAAAGACTCTTAGAAAAATAA
- a CDS encoding CatB-related O-acetyltransferase has translation MKSNIPNKDAVFPLEGYEKLCFLKNVIKNPNISVGDYTYYDDFEDVHNFEKNVKYFFDFNNDTLIIGKFCMIASGVKFIMNGANHLTKAVSSYPFAIFGKDWSSAMDGKSYPNKGNLEIKNDVWIGHNVTLMAGITVGNGAIIATNSTVTSDVEPYSIVGGNPAKLIRKRFSEAQIEALLKISWWDWEIEKITENSQLLTDENIDKFISLHS, from the coding sequence ATGAAATCAAATATACCAAATAAAGACGCTGTTTTTCCCTTAGAAGGTTACGAAAAGCTATGTTTTCTAAAAAATGTCATCAAGAATCCGAATATTAGTGTTGGGGATTATACATATTACGATGATTTTGAAGATGTCCACAACTTTGAAAAAAATGTAAAATATTTCTTTGACTTCAATAACGACACGCTCATTATTGGTAAGTTTTGTATGATTGCTTCTGGTGTAAAGTTTATTATGAATGGGGCAAATCATCTCACAAAGGCTGTCAGTTCTTATCCCTTTGCTATCTTTGGAAAAGACTGGAGCAGTGCGATGGATGGAAAATCATATCCGAACAAAGGTAATTTAGAAATTAAAAATGATGTTTGGATTGGACATAATGTTACTCTAATGGCAGGTATAACAGTCGGAAATGGAGCAATCATAGCTACAAATTCTACTGTAACGAGCGATGTAGAACCGTATAGTATTGTGGGAGGAAATCCAGCAAAACTAATACGAAAACGTTTTTCAGAGGCTCAAATAGAAGCTCTATTGAAAATAAGTTGGTGGGACTGGGAAATAGAAAAAATTACAGAAAACTCACAATTATTGACTGATGAAAATATTGATAAGTTTATCTCTCTTCATTCCTAA
- a CDS encoding endonuclease/exonuclease/phosphatase family protein, giving the protein MLKKFTLSAIAHLFLVANFISLLPIWLGDLFSHFRMFWTLLSLFLFVIYFLLLKQGIVKGKLVGIVFFSLFINFVASQPFWTNSQTYSYLFLGSPDKVEVSEETEYEIQNGKPTKSLLLMNVLSSNTNYEEVKRTIKNTNADFIVILELNQRWKKEFEELKTTYPYNFLDVREDNFGMGVYSKQQFQDSLKIRISQRVIKVGGEKEELDDFIKENSSKPASMRIDYTMDNLTLLVTHPIPPINWAAYKERNGILKSLANIPKKNSSKTLLVGDFNCSPFSADYKNFLAKSTLKDSQENFGFQPTWNTSFPFLMQTQLDHVWHSKEIEILHRQTLPIKGSDHKAVYVVFR; this is encoded by the coding sequence ATGCTCAAAAAATTTACTTTATCTGCCATTGCCCACTTATTTCTTGTAGCTAACTTCATCAGCTTGTTACCTATTTGGCTAGGCGATTTGTTTTCTCATTTTAGAATGTTTTGGACACTTCTAAGCCTATTTTTATTTGTTATCTATTTTCTATTATTAAAGCAAGGAATAGTTAAAGGTAAGTTGGTAGGTATTGTTTTTTTTTCGTTGTTTATCAATTTTGTAGCTTCTCAACCATTTTGGACAAATTCACAAACATATAGTTACCTATTTTTAGGAAGTCCAGATAAAGTAGAAGTTTCAGAAGAAACAGAATACGAAATACAAAATGGAAAGCCTACAAAAAGCCTTCTGCTGATGAACGTACTTAGTTCGAATACAAATTATGAAGAAGTGAAAAGAACTATAAAAAATACCAATGCAGATTTTATAGTGATTTTAGAGCTTAATCAAAGATGGAAAAAAGAATTCGAAGAGCTAAAAACTACTTATCCTTATAATTTTTTAGATGTTAGAGAAGATAATTTTGGAATGGGAGTGTATTCAAAACAACAGTTTCAAGATAGTCTTAAAATACGAATTTCTCAACGTGTCATAAAAGTAGGGGGAGAAAAGGAAGAGCTTGATGATTTTATCAAAGAAAACTCTAGTAAACCTGCAAGTATGCGTATTGACTATACAATGGATAACCTCACTTTATTAGTAACACATCCTATCCCTCCTATAAATTGGGCTGCTTACAAGGAAAGAAACGGAATACTAAAGTCACTTGCAAATATTCCTAAAAAGAATAGTTCCAAAACTCTTTTAGTCGGCGATTTTAATTGTTCTCCTTTTTCTGCCGATTATAAAAATTTTCTAGCAAAATCTACTTTAAAAGACTCACAAGAAAACTTTGGTTTTCAGCCTACTTGGAATACTTCTTTTCCATTTTTGATGCAAACACAACTAGATCACGTTTGGCACTCTAAAGAAATTGAAATTCTACACCGTCAAACGCTTCCCATCAAAGGCTCTGACCATAAAGCTGTTTATGTTGTTTTTAGATAA
- a CDS encoding sulfite exporter TauE/SafE family protein, producing MEYTVWVYVVLLAAGFLAGIINTLAGNGSILTITALSAVAGLPVGMANGTNRVGVTFQVLVGLRTFLKSGKTDFKGIWKIAVPTVLGSILGAYTAVEVGKANDIWLSRVIGGVMVFMLFLVLNNPKKWVQENTNTKELALPWLMIIFLAVGFYGGFVQAGVGVIMLVVLMSATTYDLTNANAVKLLLTLLLNIPAFAIFILSGQIEWIAGLTLSIAQMIGAVWAAKFAVGHPKANYWIRAILIGIIIIAIVRFLGIYDFVVEKLF from the coding sequence ATGGAATATACAGTTTGGGTTTATGTAGTTTTATTAGCAGCAGGTTTTTTGGCTGGAATTATCAATACATTGGCAGGAAATGGCTCTATCCTTACAATTACGGCACTTTCGGCTGTGGCTGGTCTTCCTGTCGGAATGGCAAATGGAACAAACCGAGTGGGCGTTACATTTCAAGTTTTGGTAGGACTTCGCACCTTTCTAAAAAGTGGTAAAACAGATTTTAAAGGCATCTGGAAAATAGCTGTTCCTACAGTGTTGGGTTCTATTTTAGGTGCATATACGGCTGTGGAAGTGGGAAAGGCAAATGATATTTGGCTTAGTCGTGTAATCGGTGGTGTGATGGTTTTTATGCTATTTTTGGTTTTGAACAATCCAAAAAAATGGGTACAAGAAAACACAAATACGAAAGAACTTGCCCTACCGTGGCTAATGATTATTTTTCTAGCTGTTGGTTTTTATGGAGGATTTGTACAAGCTGGTGTGGGTGTGATTATGCTTGTCGTTTTGATGTCAGCAACCACCTACGACCTTACTAACGCCAATGCAGTTAAACTTCTGCTTACTCTTCTTTTAAATATTCCAGCTTTTGCCATTTTTATTTTGAGTGGACAAATAGAATGGATAGCAGGACTTACCCTTTCTATAGCGCAAATGATAGGTGCAGTTTGGGCAGCCAAATTTGCCGTTGGGCATCCGAAGGCAAACTATTGGATACGAGCTATCTTGATAGGAATTATTATTATTGCTATTGTTCGCTTTTTGGGAATTTATGATTTTGTAGTAGAGAAATTATTCTAA
- a CDS encoding 3'-5' exonuclease, whose protein sequence is MNLNLKNPLAFFDLEATGIDTINDRIVEISIVKLMPNGEQEIHTHKINPTIPIPEITTNIHGISDEDVKDKPTFKQMAKTFASILKGCDLAGFNILRFDVPMLVEEFLRAGVDFDISSRKLIDLQRIYHMMEPRTLSAAYKFYCDKELEGAHSAEVDTVACVDILKEQVKMYEDKEHKDSQGNVTVPVKNDMAALHQLSFSNRVDLAGRMVYNDKNEAVFAFGKHRDKKVEDVLTKEPSYYDWIMKNNFPLNTKQELTRIKLSMGLLGSK, encoded by the coding sequence ATGAATCTCAATCTCAAAAACCCTTTAGCATTTTTCGATTTAGAAGCTACTGGAATAGACACTATCAACGACCGTATTGTAGAAATTTCTATTGTCAAACTTATGCCTAATGGCGAGCAGGAAATCCATACACACAAAATAAATCCTACTATTCCAATTCCAGAAATTACGACTAACATACACGGAATTAGTGATGAAGATGTAAAAGATAAGCCTACCTTTAAACAAATGGCAAAAACATTTGCCAGTATTTTGAAAGGTTGTGATTTGGCAGGATTTAATATTTTGCGTTTTGATGTTCCGATGCTAGTAGAAGAGTTTTTGAGAGCAGGTGTAGATTTTGATATTTCAAGTAGAAAACTCATCGATTTGCAAAGAATCTATCACATGATGGAGCCTCGTACGCTTTCAGCAGCTTATAAATTTTATTGTGATAAAGAACTAGAAGGAGCGCACAGCGCAGAAGTAGATACAGTGGCGTGTGTAGATATTTTGAAGGAACAAGTAAAGATGTATGAAGACAAAGAACATAAAGACAGTCAAGGAAATGTAACTGTTCCTGTCAAAAATGATATGGCAGCTTTACACCAACTTAGCTTCTCTAACCGTGTAGATTTGGCTGGTAGAATGGTTTATAATGATAAGAATGAAGCTGTTTTTGCCTTCGGAAAGCATAGAGACAAAAAAGTAGAAGATGTTTTGACAAAAGAACCTTCTTATTACGATTGGATAATGAAAAATAATTTTCCTCTCAACACAAAGCAAGAACTGACACGCATTAAGCTAAGTATGGGCTTACTGGGAAGTAAATAA